ATGGCATGGAAAACTGCATATTTCAACAAGTttgcaaagaaatgaaaagagacTTACCAGTGACAATCAGCTTGGTGCCTTGGCCAAATACCACAGTGATACAGATGATGTACACCCCCGTACAAAAACCTCAGCTCAGTTTGAGCACAGCAAGAGGGAACTGAAACACACTGTGGACACAAATCTGAATGCTGACAGCACATCTGTAATTCCTGTCAGAACCATGTAAATATGGACAGCACATCTGCAATACCCAGACAGAATCAAAATATAAATCTGTATAGCACATCTGTTCTTCCCGATTAGAACCCCCATGTCATCCTATACAGGACAGCTGGAGCTCCCTAACAGATCCCACAGgtaaatctctacagcacagctgaggctccctaacagatcccacaggtaaatctctgcagcacagctgagggTCTCTAACAGATCCCACAGgtaaatctctacagcacagctgtagctccctaacagatcccacaggtaaatctctacagcacagctggtCTGGTGTGGCCCTTTCTTCACTTGGACCTCCTGCCCCTCTAATGCTCTCTGCACTGACTTGCATGGCCCTGATAACAGCTGATGGATTTTATAATCTCATTCATTTAATCTCTAGAAAAGAGTCATTCAGTGAaataatgtttccatttttggtGAACCCTCTGATTGCTTATTAAACCAGACCAGGTGATTGATTCTTTAACTGGCCCAATTGTCCCTCCCTGTCCACCTCACCTGACAACCATCGCACTATGGCTGTCATGCATCACCCCTGTGGATCCCACACATTAGTGGAGATTAAGGTCAATTCAGTCCTTTCAGTGTAAAGTGCTTTATTATCAGGACATAAAAggtatcatataatgaaatgtaGTCCAGTTGCAATTTTCCCAACTGAATAGGCTCTTTACTTACTGTATATATGGGTATAactgaataatataaaatataatttttaatgaaaccaGTCTCCCTGAAACTATAGCCGGAGTGAGTGACATCATTATAGACAACCCAGACCTGCAGCATTTTAATCAGGCTTCAGATATGTGCAGTCAGAGCTGGGGAAATATGCATACAGCAATCTGGACTGAATCTACAATTGGAAAGAAAAATTGTTCCAGGCATGGTAtgttacaaatacacacaatagTTTTGGTTGTCATTTTTGTACAATGAGTTGTTATTAAATTATGAgaatcaaattattttgaacTTTTTCTTTGATAATATACACTTCTGTGCCAGTTTGGGGGCCTGTTGTGTAAGTTAATGCATatagaatatacagtatatttgtgtATTGAGGAAGAAATACTACTGTACATTCTTAGTTATTCACTGAGGAAATTGTTTCCAGCACAGAGAGACTCAACTTCTCAACTTCTCAACTTCTATGGGGTTATTGAAGCAGCtttaaagcagaagtgaagctcagaggtttttgtcatggtgtgaatcactgtgatacCTCCTCTTTAGTAGAGTTATCCCATGTGTTacagtaatacactgctgaGTCTCCTGCCTCCACATTAGTAATTATTAACTGATAATCTGTTTTACTCTGGGCTGTGGAGGTAAAGCGGCTGGAGGAGAACCCAGCTCCATAGTTATTAGGAGAGCTGTGAGAGTGGTAGAAACGCAGCACATACTGAGGAGCACTGCCTGGAACCTGCTTGTACCATGAAACATAATACTTTTCATCTCGGGCAATATTACAGTCCATACTGGTGTTCTGGTGTTTATTCACACTCAGCACTGAGGGTTTCTGTGTCAAAACCTTCTGGCCGCTGACacctgtgaaagaaaaaaatgagatgttttaaaaatattacacaaaacaGCCCATCATCACCAAAGGCAAACACATATTTAAGTTTCTAAGTTCAAATACGGAAATGAGAATGAATGTTTCTTACATGAGAGCACAGTGATGAGAGTGCAGAGTGTCCCCAGCATGTTGTCAGTGTATGGTGTAAATGGCCCTTACTGTCCAGCTGAGAGATGAGCAAGTtggagtgtgaggagaggagaggctgcagcACCCAACTATAAGGGGCCAgtcagggagatggagagggaggagcatctgcactcaaccaatcagagttactcaattcaaataaaacatggcGTAGAAGACCTTTCTAGAGACAAAGATTAGACCATACTCAGTCACTCTCCTCACATTTTTCGGCACAAGAGAAAACCCAAAAATACCAAACCAGCTGAATCGCAAACAGCATGTCACAGTTCTTTTCTGATTTGTAACACAAGGCAAAAAAGAAACTCCTTCCTTATTCTTGAACAGAATATccatacacaaaaatataataattaaaagcagcATTTGCATTAAaggacaaaaaaacataattgagCTGTCGGTCAGGGAGATGGAAAAAGGCAAGCTTCTGAGCTCCCAACGACAGACAATAGCAAGACAAGGGTTCACATGGATATAGAAAGGCAGAGGtaaagtcatttcaaaataatacacaGGACAGCGACCAAAAATACTatagaaaatgtaaatgcttatgaataaaataattttgcggaaatgacaaaatatgataAACAGCTTGTAAATTTGCAGCCTATTAAAAGACAGTCTATGTTTACTTGCCCACATTACATTAAACTGGGAGCTCATCTCATATTAATAGTGCTGACCTGAGGACTCATACAGAGGTGATGAGATGATGGGGATCGTACATCCAATCAGCAGGCATTCCCTCACTGGGAAATAAAGCTGTGATTGCAATTTATTTGGGCACATCACTGAGGTGACAATCTTCAGACAATCTCTGTATGGAGATAGAGGAACAGCATGTCATGGTGATACAAAGAGTTGCACACGTGAAGGTGCAGCCACACAGTTCAGATTCACAGAACGCTGTATCAGGATTTAGGGATATCCTACACATTAGCAGCAAATGAAGGCCCAGAGTAAACAACTTAAGGGATTTCTTTAGCCAGGTAGCAACTTAAATAAACCAGCATGTGCTCTGGCCCTCCAAGACGGGTTTCTAACACCTGTGGACTAGGCCTCATGCTGTTACTGACATGGTTGAGAAGTCCTGGCTCAGCTTGAATAAATTCACATCCTGCTCTGAGTTTTaagttttcttctttctcaagcagctttaaagcagaagtgaacctcagaggtttttgtcatggtgtgaatcactgtgatacCCACTCTTTAGCAGTGTCATCCCATGTGGTGCAGTAATACACTGCTGAGTCTCCTGCCTCTACAGTATTAATTATCAATCGATAATCAGATTTACTCTGATGATTGGAAGTGAAGCGGGGGGAGGAGAAACCAGCTCCATATGTGGGAGCGCTGTTTGGATGgtagaaaaacagcacaaactgaGGAACTCCACCTGGAACCTGCTTGTACCAGCGTGCACCACGATCACTCACAGTCCCAAGGTTACAGTTCATAGTGGCCGTATCTCCTTTactcactgacagaacaggaggCTTCTGTGTCACCACTGTTGCTCCACTCACACCTGGaaagtaaaaaatgatttatgttgttatgtgatcaacatatgcacaaaatttgaaattaaatcagTGAGTAGCAGATTCTTACATGAGAGCACAGTGACGAGAGTGCAGAGTGTCCCCagcatgttgtcagtgtgtggtgtgaacgGCCCTTACTATCCagctgagagatgagcaggttggagtgtgaggagaggagaagctGCAGGACCCAGCTATAAGGGGCCAGTCAGTacgatggagagggaggagcctgtgcactcagccaatcacaggttTTTAGGAacaaaataacctttttttcccagtaATTCTGTTTCTCATATGGGAAAGTAGTTGTCAGttatgtttcagtggaaaaaagcAAGAACACATTTTACCTGTTGTTTTATGTGGCTTTCACACAGGTTCAGTTTTCAGATATTCACTTTCAGTTCTGCAAGTCGCTATTTTTTCTTAAACACCTTCATCATGGAATTATGGATATTGCCTGAGGACAGGAGACAACAATAACCTCAGTGAATAATTATTGAATGTATTAGATTATATGCACTGATCGTGGTAGGGTGGCATAATGGTTTAGGAACTGGACcttgaaatataaataagacTGGGTTCAATTACTCGTTGGGAACCTGAAATGCTTCCATGGATATCTAGTTGTATTAAAAGGTTCAATGTAGAAGAATGCAGGCTGTGTAAATCTCACTGGACAAGAGTCTCTGTGAAATGCCTACATTGTTCTGCATCGTCATTTAAGAAAAGCGAAATGAAGTAATAGATAAGTGGCTCATATTTTTTCTGAGAACTGTCTTTTGCCTCTACAGTTGAAATGGCTCTCAGATTTAGCTGATTAAATGATCTACCTGGGCTTTTAAAATGAGCAGtaagggaggaggtggggcctGATTTGGATGAGGGGCATCTCTATACTCAAGTGATGACTCTGCTATAAAactattttgtaaataaagatACCATGTTGCGAAGATATTATGTGAGCACCAGCTCACATTATTAGTAGTTCACCCTGTACATGAAGTGGTGAATGGCGATGGGTGCTGCTCTGCTTTTACTGTTTAATTTGGAGTCTCCTAAGTAAAGCTTTGCAAACATCTGGAGTACAGACACTACAGAGCACCAGAGTGACTCACTACCTCCGTGAGCGACTCCTGGTGTGGGAgtgtcaggggggaggggacacaaTCCTGTAGGATTCCTGCTCTTCTCCTCTAACTACAATCTCTGTCTGAAGATGGGGGAGCAGCATTTGCCCCAAGAGGCTCTAGAGCTGCTGATTCAGCATGTGGTGGTGATGCTAAGAAATGCAACTTGGAGTACATCCACACAGTTCAGAGTTACAGAGTGCTATATCAGGATTTTGTAATATCTCATACATTAGCCACCAATGAAGGCTGAAAGAACAAGTTATGCGGATTCCTTAGCCAGGCAGTGACTTTAAATCATTGGTTGTGGAACACACCAAAAGCTAGCAGGCACTGTGGCCATCCAAGAGAGACTACACCTGTGGTCTGGGCCTCATGCTGATACTGACATGGTTGAGAAGTCCTGGCTCAGCTTGAGTGAATTTACATCCTGCTCTGAGTGTGATGTTCTCTCCTTTATGAAGCAGCTATAGAGCAAAAATGAAGATCAGAGTTTTTTGTCATGAGGTGAATCACTGTGTTACATGCTCGTTGTCCCATGAGCTACAGTAATAAATTGCTGAGTCAGCTGCCTCCACGTTACTAATTATTAACTGACAGTCAGAATTAGTCTGACATTTAGAAGTGAAGTGACTGGAGGAGAATCCAGCTCCCAAGGTGGGAGAGCTGTGAGTGAGGTGGAAATACAGCACAAACTGAGGAACTCCACCTGGAACCTGCTTGTACCAGCGAGCAGCATGACCAGTCACCGTCCCGAGGTTACAGTCCATAGTGGCCGTATCTCCTTTACTCACTGAAAGAACAGGAGGCTTCTGTGTCACCACTGTCACTCCACTCGCACCTAGGAAATAAAAAGCTCATGTAATAAACATTAAAgttacatttgaattttaacatAATTATGAATATCGATTCTTACATGAGAGCACAGTGATGAGAGTGCAGAGTGTCCCCagcatgttgtcagtgtgtggtgtgaacggcccttactgtccagctgagagatgagcaggttggaatgtgaggagaggagaggcttcAGAACCCAGCTATAAGGAGTCGatcagggagatggagagggaggagcttctgcactcagccaatcaaaggTTCTGGGGAACGAAAGAAGGCTCCCTGTAATTGTGTATCTCATACCACAAAGTGGTTGTCACCTATACAGTCAGTTATTAATGCATCGTAgttgttcaacaccatcatGAAATAATGGGTATCACACGAGAAAATAAGAGGACAAAGACCTGTGTGAAAAATTATTGAATCTTTTAAATGCTACCTCCTGATCGTGGTAGTGTGGCATAATGATTAAGGAACTTTACTTTCAACTCCAAGACAGTGCTTCAATTACTCAGTGggaaccagaattgcttcagtaaatattaagctgtataaattgattcatttaaaaaataatgtgagcTGAAtaatttgctctggataaacatgtctgctaaatgtataaaatgttatttaataccATTAAACAGAAGTCCAATGTACAGTAAGGGAGGAGGTGAGGCCTGTTCTGGAGGAGGAGCATCACCACTCACAAGGGATGACTCAACTATGCAACTGatctgtgaaagaaaatttcatACTGTGTACTTAGTGCATCAGCTCACATTATTAGTGGTTCACTCTGTAAATGAAGCGGTGAATGGTGGTGggtgctgctctgctctctttGTTTAATTTGGAGTCTCCTAAGTAAAGCTTTGCAGATGTTTGTAGAACAGACATTACAGAGCACCAGAGAGTGAGTCACTGCCTCCATGTGTGTATGCTGATGGATTCTGTGTGACTCCTGGAGTGGGGGTgtcagggggaggggacagaatCCTAAAGGATTCTTGCTCTGCTCCTCTAACTACAATCTCAGTCTGAAGATGGAGGAGCAGCATGTCATGGTGATACAAAGAGGTGCAGACGTGAAGGTGCAGCCACACAGTTCAGAGTGACAGAACGCTCTATCAGGATTTAGTGATATCCTACACATTAGCAGCAAATGAAGGCCCAGAGTAAACAACTTAAGGGATTTCTTTAGCCAGGTAGCGACTTAAATAAACCAGCATGTgctctggccctccaggaagGGTTTCTAACACCAGTGGTCGAGGCCTCATGCTGTTACTGACATGGGTGAGAAGTCCTGGCTCAGCTTGAATAAATTCACATCCTGCTCTGAGTTTTAAGTTCTCTCCTTTCTCAAGCTGCtttaaagcagaagtgaagctcagaggtttttgtcatggtgtgaatcactgtgatacATCCTCTTTAGCAGAGTCATCCCATGTGTGacagtaatacactgctgaGTCTCCTGTCTCCACATTATTAATTATCAATCGATAATCAGATTTACTCTGATGATTGGATGTGAAGCGGGGGGAGGAGAATCCAGCTCCATATGTGGGAGCGCTGTTTGGATGgtagaaaaacagcacaaactgaGGAACTCCACCTGGAACCTGCTTGTACCAGCGAGCAGCACTATCATTCACAGTCCCGAGGTTACAGTCCATAGTGGCCGTATCTCCTTTactcactgacagaacaggaggCTTCTGTGTCACCACTATCACTCCACTCACacctggaaaataaaaagctcATGTAAGAAACATTAAAGctacatttgaatttttaaataatcataaatatgTTTCTTACATGAAAGCACAGTGATGAGAGTGCAGAGTGTCCCCagcatgttgtcagtgtgttgagtgaactgcccttactgtccagctgagagatgagcaggTTGAAGTGTGAGGAGAGGACAGGCTGTAGCACCCAACTATAAGGAGTCGgtcagggagatggagagggaggagcttctgcactcagccaatcaaaggTTCTGGGGAACAAAAGAAGGCTCCCTCTAATTGTGTACCTTATACCACAAAGTGGCCGTCAACTGTACAGTCagttattaatgcattttaattgttcaaCACCATCATGAAATAATGCGTatcacacaagaaaaaaagaggacaaaGACCTGTGTGAAAAATTACTGAATCTTTTAAATGCTACCTACTGATCATGGTAGTGTGGCATAATGATTAAGGAACTTCACTTTCAACTCCAAGACTGTGCTTCAGTTATTCAGTGggaacctgaattgcttcagtaaaaatttAGCAGTAtaagtttattcatttaaaaatgtgctctggccctccaggaagGGTTTCTGACACCTGTGGACTTGGCCTCATGCTGTTACTGACATGGTAGAGAAGTCCTGGCTCAGCTTGAATAAATTCACATCCTGCTCTGAGTTTTATGTTCTCTCCTTTCTAAAGCAGCTTTAAAGCAGAAGTGAGGCTCAGAGGTTTTTGTCACggtgtgaatcactgtgatacCTCGTCTTTAGCAGAGTCATCCCATGTGTTacagtaatacactgctgaGTCTCCTGCCTCCACATTAGTAATTATTAACTGATAATCTGTTTCACTCTGGGCTGTGGAGGTAAAGCGGCTGGAGGAGAACCCAGCTCCATAGTTATCAGGAGAGTTGAGTgtgtggtggaaacgcagcaCATACTGAGGAGCACTGCCTGGAACCTGCTTGTACcagtaaacatattttttttcatctcgGGCAATATTACAGTCCATACTGGTGTTCTGGTGTTTATTCACACTCAGCACTGAGGGTTTCTGTGTCAAAACCTTCTGGCTGCTGACgcctgtgaaaaaatgaaatatttttaaaaacattacacaaaacAGTCCATCCTCACCAATGGAAACATACATTTAATTCTGTATGTTCAAATATGGAAATAAGAATGAATATGTTTCTTACATGAGAGCACAGTGATGAGAGTGCAGAGTGTCCCCagcatgttgtcagtgtgtggtgtgaatggcccttactgtccagctgagagatgagcaggttggagtgtgaggagaggagaggctgcaggacCAAGCTATAAGGGGCCAGACAGTatgatggagagggaggaaccTGTGCACTTAGCCAATCACAGGTTTTGAGGAAcagaagaaacttttttttcccagtaatTCTGTTTCTCATATGGGAAATAATTTTTCAGCTATGTTTCAGTGGAACAACACATTTTACCTGTTATTTTATGTGGCTTTCACACAGGTTCAGTTTTTCAGATATTCACTTTCAGTTCTGCCAGTCgttcttttttcttaaacacCTTCATCATGAAATTATGGATATTGCCTGAGGACAGAAGACAACAATTACCTTAGTGAAGAATTATTGAATGTATTAATTTCTACGCACTGAAAGCGGTAGTGTGGCATGATTGTTTAGGAACTGGGCCTTGCAATATAAATCGGACTGGGTTAATTTGCTCTGCAGGAACCTGAAATGCTTCAATAGAGATCCAGTTGTATTAAAGGGTTCAATGTAGAAGAATGCAGGCTGTGTAAATCTCACTGGATAAGAGTCTCTGTGAAATGCCTACATTGTTctataatttaagaaaagtcaaatgaaataaaagatagGTTGCTCATCTTTTTTCTGAGAACTGTCCTCATGgaaaagaaacatattttctgttaGTCTGTGTCCTGCCTCTACGGTTCTACCACATCCTAATTGCACATGGTAATTTGTGAGAGCTTTGTATGGCCTGGGTAATGCAGACTTCTATCAATCAGAGAATATCCTTTACAACATTTTAGGAATACAGAGATTATGTGGAGGAAGGGCAGTGTGGCATAATCGTAAAGAACCTTGGCTTGTGAGTCCAAAGTTGTAAGttagattcccaggtagggAGGAAATGTTGTACCCTTGATTAAGGTACTTAGCCtaatttgcttcagtaaatatccagatgCATAAATGGTAAAAGAGTATAaactgtgtaagtcactctggacaagagcacCTGTtgaattctaaaaataaatgtaacaagcTGGGTGTTGTTTCAGAAGAACAAATAATTTCTATATGATTGGCATCCTTCGCACAtagtgatttttgttttcttgttggAAAGGTATAAACAGAAGTACATAAGCAGCTGACTGGTTGAGTTGAGTTACATACTGTGAAAAGTGTTGTTATGGCAGATGCCAAACATATGTTCACTTAACAGACTGTTGTTGTTTGGcgttgtggtgtggggatggctggtttaagcagccacacctgccctgggtcaagctaattagacctggctacttagataattggttattaattagataattggccaggctaattggacccgggagcaggagtggctgcacctgtgcgtagtgaggtaatcggtgcgcacaggttaaatctaccatccccactcacatgggggagcctctgtcatgacagtgtttttacatctgctccttggcagtaacatcttgccaaacccttgcaaataaatgtggactatttgaacatcttctccctgtctctctgtgcaggagggccccttggaaagccacttcggtggcctgtggcaggcgtgtttgtcacaggCGTATTTTTGCTGATCAACTCCTTTGATTTTTCTCTCTTATAGTTTTCTTCAGCTTTGGCAACTGGAGGCTTTTCTCTGGTAATATTGGTCTGTAGATGAAATGGCTCCTTggctgagagagccaggttCAGCTTGAGTAAATGCACatcttctctcct
This region of Anguilla rostrata isolate EN2019 unplaced genomic scaffold, ASM1855537v3 scaf1138, whole genome shotgun sequence genomic DNA includes:
- the LOC135247201 gene encoding immunoglobulin lambda-1 light chain-like isoform X4, yielding MLGTLCTLITVLSCVSGQKVLTQKPSVLSVNKHQNTSMDCNIARDEKYYVSWYKQVPGSAPQYVLRFYHSHSSPNNYGAGFSSSRFTSTAQSKTDYQLIITNVEAGDSAVYYCNTWDNSTKEEVVVFGQGTKLIVTDSSLAAPTLSLLPPSSEELKRNKATLVCLAQMSVGFADVSWTSDGKPVTGGVFTGTAEQKPDKTFGLSSFLTITPSEWITDRVFTCKVSSASKTSEKSIKKSDCSE
- the LOC135247201 gene encoding immunoglobulin lambda-1 light chain-like isoform X3, whose amino-acid sequence is MLGTLCTLITVLSCVSGVIVVTQKPPVLSVSKGDTATMDCNLGTVNDSAARWYKQVPGGVPQFVLFFYHPNSAPTYGAGFSSPRFTSNHQSKSDYRLIINNVETGDSAVYYCHTWDDSAKEDVFGQGTKLIVTDSSLAAPTLSLLPPSSEELKRNKATLVCLAQMSVGFADVSWTSDGKPVTGGVFTGTAEQKPDKTFGLSSFLTITPSEWITDRVFTCKVSSASKTSEKSIKKSDCSE
- the LOC135247201 gene encoding immunoglobulin lambda-1 light chain-like isoform X1 → MLGTLCTLITVLSCVSGVIVVTQKPPVLSVSKGDTATMDCNLGTVNDSAARWYKQVPGGVPQFVLFFYHPNSAPTYGAGFSSPRFTSNHQSKSDYRLIINNVETGDSAVYYCHTWDDSAKEDVFGQGTKLIVTDSSLAAPTLSLLPPSSEELKRNKATLVCLAQMSVGFADVSWTSDGKPVTGGVFTGTAEQKPDKTFGLSSFLTITPSEWITDRVFTCKVSSASKTSEKSIKKSDCSE
- the LOC135247201 gene encoding immunoglobulin lambda-1 light chain-like isoform X2, with translation MLGTLCTLVTVLSCVSGATVVTQKPPVLSVSKGDTATMNCNLGTVSDRGARWYKQVPGGVPQFVLFFYHPNSAPTYGAGFSSPRFTSNHQSKSDYRLIINTVEAGDSAVYYCTTWDDTAKEWVFGQGTKLIVTDSSLAAPTLSLLPPSSEELKRNKATLVCLAQMSVGFADVSWTSDGKPVTGGVFTGTAEQKPDKTFGLSSFLTITPSEWITDRVFTCKVSSASKTSEKSIKKSDCSE